A genomic segment from Arcobacter acticola encodes:
- a CDS encoding arylesterase, translated as MKKFIIILFLITLQFANAKDDTILFLGDSLTEGLGVTKDEAFPKLVKILIQKELKKDISIINAGVSGSTTSDGLDRLKWYLKKKPSIVFLALGTNDGLRGLDLKQSQKNLEEIIKYAQESGAKVLLAGMLIPPNYGPEYSENFRKMYEEIKDKYKLKSMPFLLDQVAGNKNLNQSDGIHPNEQGHKTIAKNVFEFIKEDL; from the coding sequence ATGAAAAAATTTATTATAATACTGTTTTTAATAACACTACAATTTGCAAATGCAAAAGATGATACGATTCTGTTTTTAGGAGACTCACTAACTGAAGGTCTAGGAGTTACTAAAGATGAGGCTTTCCCAAAACTAGTTAAGATCTTAATTCAAAAAGAACTTAAAAAAGATATTTCTATTATAAATGCAGGAGTAAGTGGTTCAACAACCAGTGATGGTCTTGATAGACTTAAATGGTATTTGAAAAAGAAACCATCTATTGTTTTTTTAGCACTTGGTACTAATGATGGACTAAGAGGGTTAGATCTAAAACAAAGTCAAAAAAATCTTGAAGAAATCATAAAATATGCCCAAGAATCAGGTGCAAAAGTTTTACTTGCAGGTATGTTAATACCACCTAATTATGGCCCTGAATACTCTGAAAATTTTAGAAAAATGTATGAAGAGATAAAAGATAAATACAAGCTAAAAAGTATGCCTTTTTTATTGGATCAAGTTGCAGGAAATAAAAACTTAAATCAAAGTGATGGGATACATCCAAATGAACAAGGGCATAAGACTATCGCTAAAAATGTTTTTGAATTTATAAAGGAAGATCTGTAA
- a CDS encoding ABC transporter ATP-binding protein: MLKLESLKKSYEQGSQKVDIFENLNFHVEVGQRVAIMGKSGSGKSTLLSLISGIIKPDSGDIILNSTSYKNLKESELNDFRATNIGFVFQNFHLVSYLNALENVMLPAKVCGISNPKEKAIELLKSVGLSHRLDHLPSQLSGGEKQRVAIARALIHNPKIILADEPSGNLDEETGIAVMDKLFELIEQNNTTLILVTHSKDVANRCEKTYELIHGNLALC; the protein is encoded by the coding sequence ATGTTAAAATTAGAATCACTTAAAAAATCTTATGAGCAAGGTTCACAAAAAGTTGATATATTTGAAAATTTAAATTTTCATGTTGAAGTTGGACAAAGAGTTGCTATCATGGGAAAATCAGGAAGTGGTAAATCTACGCTTCTTTCACTAATTTCAGGAATAATAAAACCAGATAGTGGAGATATTATCTTAAACTCTACTTCTTATAAAAATTTAAAAGAGAGTGAATTAAATGATTTTAGAGCTACAAATATAGGTTTTGTTTTTCAAAATTTTCATTTAGTTTCTTATTTAAATGCCTTAGAAAATGTAATGCTTCCTGCAAAAGTTTGTGGTATTTCAAATCCGAAAGAAAAAGCAATAGAACTTCTAAAAAGTGTTGGTCTTTCTCACAGACTTGACCATTTACCATCACAATTAAGTGGTGGAGAAAAACAACGTGTTGCAATTGCTAGGGCTTTAATACATAATCCTAAAATAATCTTAGCAGATGAACCAAGTGGAAACTTAGATGAAGAAACAGGAATTGCTGTTATGGATAAGCTTTTTGAGCTTATTGAACAAAATAATACTACTTTAATTTTAGTAACTCACTCAAAAGATGTTGCAAATCGTTGTGAAAAAACCTATGAATTAATACATGGAAACTTAGCTTTATGTTAG